The genome window TGAACGCCTTGCTCGCGATAAACTGAAATATATCCTCCAATAACAAGAAAAATCACTCCGCTTATTAAGGCTATTATCCAATTATCGTATAAAAAATCTTTAACGCTTAACAATGCTGATTTTTTTTGAAATCGGGGTTTTTCTATTTCTTTGTCTTCAAAAGACGACGAATCTGTTTTCTTTAGATCAATAGGATCTTCTTCTGTTTTGTTTAAAGCGAATTTTGATAATAAAAATCTCCCGTAAGCGTCTTTTTCGTAAAGAGTTTTACCGGCATGAATTAGCCTATTTATCTTTTTTTGCTTCATAATTATTTAACCAAGAATAGTAATTTTTTTCCAAGAAACTCTTTGCATCGTCAAAAACTTTTTCTGTAAAACATTCTCGTAAATCTTCCGGCGCCGGATCATAATAATATTGATAATCAAGGCTAGCGAGCGTCGCTTCTTTTATTTCAATAAAATTGTATATTGCATTTTTATAATCACTTACCCCTTTCCGATACAACGCTTCTACAACAGAGTCTTTTTTTGAAAACGAAATATTGATATTTTCTGTATCGTTTATTTTGTTTTCAGTTAAAAGATTCACCGCCTGATCAAGGTTTTTGTTTTTTCCAATTTTATGAGAAAAAATAATCCCTATTCTTTTTATATTTTTTAATTGATACTCTTTAAATAAAACATTTTTAAAATAATTAAAAATATCATCTCGTATCCAGGCATACTTTTTTTCAAAATTTTTATTTACTACGATTCCAAGTATCAAGTCATCTGTGTTGATTCTCAAATATTCTTCAGTAACAGAATTGTATAATGTTTTTTCACGACGCGAGTTTTCCTGCATTTCAGGAAAAAAATCTGCTCCAAACGGCGTTTTGTCACTATAAAGAATATTATCAATAATATCTCCGGCTATATCGGGTATACGAAAAGATTTTGCATATTTTATACCTACAGTTAATCCGATTATATTGTCTTTCATATATAGATTTTGCTTTAATATTTTTTATTAAAACAACTTTAATTTTTATTTGTCATATTTTTAATTTGATAAAAAATAGATAATCTTTTTTATAACCAAATTTAGATCTTTTTCAATCTCATGCTCCCAAACTCTCAAAACTTTCCAGCCTTCCCTTTTTAGTTTTGCCCTGTTTTTCTTGTCGCGCTTAATATTATTTTCAATTTTTGCTTGCCAGTATTTTTTTGGAAGCCTTTTTCTTGTTTTTGCAAATCGCCAGCCGTGCCAAAAATCACCATCAACAAATACTGCTTTTTTCTTTTTTGGCAACGCTATATCCGGGTGGCCAATCGCTTTTGAATAATATCTCTGAAAATAAATTTTTCTTTTTCTGAGCTCCCTGAAAATTATTTTTTCAATCCCCGTATTCTTAGAACGGATTTTAGACATTACCTCGCTTCTCTTTTTCTTAGTAAAAGTGTCCATACCGTATTTTAAAACATGTGGATAACTGCCTTGATTTTCGGTTTATTTTCGGTTATAATTAAATTGTAGCACAAACTAATTTTTATTACAATATGCAAACTCTAACAAAAAAACAAAAACAAGTCTTTGATTTCATTAGCGCCTATCAAACAGAAAATGGAATTTCTCCTACAATAGAAGAAATAAGAAAAAAGTTAAAGCTCAAAGCAGTATCAACGATACATGAACATATAAATACGCTGAAAGAAAAAGGCTATCTTTCGAAAAATGATAATTCTGCTCGGGGTATAACTTTAAGAAAAGAGGAAAGAATAATTATTAATATTCCAATAATCGGGAAAATAGCTGCAGGAAAACCAATTGAAGCTATTGAAGATTTTCAAGAAAATATATCTGTATTGAATCCAGCTATCAAAAATCCGAAAAATTACTACGCTCTTCGCGTAGTTGGCGATAGCATGATTAACGAAGGAATTTTCAATGGCGATACTGTGATAATTAAAAAACAATCTTCTGCAGAAAATGGCCAAACTGTCGTTGCTATTATAGATAACAACGAAGCAACGCTTAAAAAACTTTACAGAGAACGGAACAGGTTCCGTCTTGAGCCTAGAAACCCAAACATGCTACCCCTTTATAGAACTGAGGTCGAAGTAAGAGGCGTTGTCGTTCAGGTAATAAACAATGTTTCCGGCGAACCAGAAAAGAAAACTGTAAAAAAAACTCGGCATGGATTCAAAACGCTAGATCTTTTTGCTGGGGTCGGCGGAATACGCCTAGGTTTTGAAAAAGCTGGATTCAATACTGTTTTTGCGAATGACTTCGATGAACAATGCAAGATTACTTATGATTTAAACTTTCTAACATCAAAACTTGTAGTCGAAGATATAAGAAAAATTGGAATTAATGATTTGCCAAAATTCGATTTTCTGTTAGGCGGTTTCCCTTGCCAGCCTTTTTCTATTGCAGGATATAGACAAGGATTTAACGATAAAAAAAATAGAGGAAATCTGTTTTTTGATATCGTAAAAATCATAGAAGCGAGGAGGCCTGAAGGTTTCTTGCTTGAAAATGTAAAAAATCTAAAGAGCCACGACGGCGGAAATACCTTCAAAACTATTGAAAAAATACTGAAAAACTTGGGCTACTATGTAAAAGCAAGGGTGCTGAATAGCATGGAATACGGCAATATCCCTCAAAATCGAGAAAGAGTTTACATTGTAGGGTTCAAAAATAAAGATTATACTGATAATTTTTTATTTCCAGATCCAATCAAACTAACAAAAAAGATTACTGATTTGTTAGAAAAAAGTGTTCCGGAAAAATACTACTACAACGGCAAGCCGCTATTCGCGAAACTAAAGGATTATATAAAAGAATATGGAAAAGTTTACCAATGGCGCAGACAATATGTACGAGAAAATAAAAGCGGGGTTTGCCCAACACTAACCGCAAATATGGGTACGGGGGGGCATAATGTTCCAATTATAAAAGACAAAAAAGGCATTCGAAAGCTAACTCCTCTTGAATGCGCGCGCATTCAAGGTTTTCCTAAAAATTATAAATTACCGCAGATTGCCGACTCTGCATTATATAAACAATTTGGAAATTCAGTAAGCGTTCCGGTTATTGAAGCTGTGGCAAAACAGATGATGAGTGCCATGATGTAACTACCAAATTTTAATGTTTTTTCCTATTGGCTTAATTCTATAAGGTTTAATTATATCATTGATTATACTAAACCTTGGCCGTCTTTTTTCTTTTTGCTGAAGTTCCATTGTTTGCCCGTGATTTACCTTATTTTTATAGATTAATTTGTTGGGAATTTCATATACGTCAAAAGTTCCATCCAATTTCTCTTTTTTATAAAAACTCATAAAATAAAGCTTATCCCATTCGCTTTTTGGACCAAAAGAAGTTAAGTCTGCCTCTATACTGCTAGCCTTAATCTGCTCTCTCTCGCCTGTTTCTAAATTAATCGTATCAAATGAAACAGAGCCCTTGCCTTTCAATTTTCTTTGAAATCTCACAGAATTAGAAAATACACAGAACATCCCCTCAGACAAAACCTCGGGAATATTAACTTTTCTGCCATATTTACCAAGCCCATCATTCAGCTTAACCCAAATATCAAAAAGTTTTTTAAAAGTTTTTGCATCTACCTTGCTAAAGCGCGCAACCTCTACTTCAATTTCACCTTCTTTTGTTTTAATTATACATTTATTCAGTTTCATATTATAGTTTTTATAAATTTATTATTGGAATTTGCTACTTTTTTAACTGATTGTTTTTTTATAAAATTTTACAATTTATTATATTTTGTATGCTTCCCTTTTGCTTTTTCAACCGGATACTTTTTCCCGTTTTTTATAAGTTTATCCTCCACCGCTTTTTTTATATCAATATCCAAGCCATGCGCAATATCCATTAAATAAATAAAAACATCGGCAATCTCATCTCCGATTTCGTCTTTATTTATTTTTATATATTCTTCAATTTCTTTTTCATTTTTCCATTGAAAATGCTCCAAAACTTCCGAAGCTTCCAAAACAAGTGAAATTGCCAGGTCTTTGGGCTTATGAAACTGTTTCCAGTCTCTTTCGTCTCGAAATTTAATGATTTTTCCCGTTAAATCTTTAATGTCTGACATAATTTTGTTATAAATCGTATTAAAACCTATTTAATTAAAATTATCTATCAAATTTTACCTCAATCTGACCATAAAATCAACGGAATATATCACTCAAATTTCGCCATTTTTTCTTTCCACTTCCCGATAACTTCCGGCTCGACTAAGACCGGATGAAAGACCAAATTGCTGTCATTGTACCGGATGCGCGCTTTCGGACTGCCAGTCAAAGGATTTTTTTCGATAAAATAAACTTGTAATTTTTTAAAATATTTTTCAAAACGATCGCCGACAAATCCGGAAAGTAAAAACTCAAAAAAATGTTTGATTTTAAGCGATACGCCTTTCAAAGGAATCGTGCGCAAATTCTTTTCCAAGCTTCCCGAGGAAGAATACGTATAATTTTTTATCCAGGAATTTTCCTTAAAAAACTTTTTGTAAAGATTGAGGTCTCCCGACAAGGGCAGAAGATTCAAATATTCCTCTGCTTTATAAAGATTGCCGAAATCTATGCCCAGTGATCTGTCGGTAATATAATGATTGAGGCAAAGCCGGTTTTCCGTCTTGCCGGTATGCCGATACACGCCGAATAAAAGCGTAAAAAAAGTCAGCGCCGCGCGCGCCGTCCAGATTCTTCCGTATTTCGCGACGATCAAGAGATCAATATCCGATTCTTTTTGCGGATTTCCGATGGCTGTTGAACCGCTGATCATTATCAGGCGGATGAACGGAAGATAAGAAATAAATTTTAAGATCCATTTTGATCTTTTAAATTTTTGGTCGGTTAATTTCTTGCTTTGAATTCTTTGCTTGATCATCTCTTTCCGCCCGCGCAAAAAATAAAATCCGTTTTTTTGTTCGATTGTTTTTTTTAAGATCGTGCTGTTGTCTAAAATTTCTATGATTTCCGAAAATGATAGTTTCCCATTGTCATCCTGAATTTTCAAATTATCGTTCTTGATTTGTTCTGTGTCATCCTGAACTTGTTTCAGGATCTTATCGTCTCGCTTTTCGGCTTTTATAGATCCCGAAATAAATTCGGGATGACATTGCGGGTATGGCTTTATCAAATACTGATAAATCTCCCCTGCCGTCAGCGGATAATTAAAATAATCGTAATAAGCGATCGTGGCGAAGATTGAACGCTCAAAATTGGATATTGAACCTTGCCGATTTTGGCTTGACATTTTTTAAAATTTACTAATTGAAAATTATTTCGCCAAAACTTTCTTCAAGAATTGCCCGGTATAGCTCCGCTTTACTTTCGCCACTTGCTCCGGCGTACCTTGGGCCACCACTTCGCCGCCCTTGTCTCCGCCTTCCGGCCCCATATCAATGACCCAGTCGGCGTTCTTGATAATATCCATATTGTGCTCGATCAAAAGTACGGTGTTCCCGCGATCCACGAGCTGGCTCAAAACATTGAGCAAGTTCCGCACATCTTCCGGATGCAAACCGACCGTCGGCTCGTCCATAATGTAAAGCGTGGTTCCTTGCTTCTCCGGACGCGACAGCTCGGAAGCCAATTTGATCCTCTGAGCTTCGCCTCCGGACAAATGCGTCGCCGGCTGGCCGAGCCGCAAATATCCCAAGCCCACTTTTTCAAGCAAAGAAAGCTGATTGACCAGTATTCCGTCTTCGGCAAAAAAGCTCAGCGCCTCATCCACCGACATTTCCAAAACCTCGGCAATATTTTTGCCTTTATATTTTATCCTCAAAGTGTCTTCCGTATACCTCGCGCCATTGCAATCCTCGCACGGCACATAGACATCGGACAAGAAATACATTTCCACTTTTTTTACGCCGTCGCCCTTGCAGCTCTCGCAGCGCCCGCCTTTGACATTAAAACTGAAATGGCCGATCTTGTAGCCCAGCCTTTTGGCTTCGGGAAGCTCAGTAAAAATTTCCCTGATCCGGTTGAATAATCCGGTATAAGTGGCGGCGTTCGAACGCGGAGTCCGGCCGATCGGGTTCTGATTGATGCGGATGACTTTTTTCAGATTTTCCACGCCGGTAATTTTTTTATGCTGCCCAATCTCGGCTTTGGCGTTATAAAAATACTTGCTTAAATATTTGCCCAAAATATCATCGATGAGCGTGCTTTTGCCCGAACCGGAAACGCCTGTAAAGCAAACCAATTTTCCCAAGGGAATCACGATATCAATATTTTTCAAATTGAATTCCGTAGCGCCAAAAATACATAAAGAATTTTTCTTATCAATTCTGCCAACCGGCTTCCTGGCGCGATGAATCAGCAGTTTTCCGGATAAATATTGCCCGGTATAGCCTTTGCTTTTGGTCACTTCTTTCAACGTGCCGCTGGCCATGATATTGCCTCCGATTTTTCCCGCGCCCAGCCCGATATCGACGATCCAGTCAGCTGCCCTGATAAAAGCCTCTTCGTGCTCCACCACCAGCACCGAATTCCCCAGATCGCGAAGCCTGATCAGCATCTTGATAATTTTCTCGTTATCGCGCGGATGGAGCCCGATCGACGGCTCATCAAAAACATAAAGGATGCCGGACAAAGACGCTCCTATCTGAGCCGAAAGCCTTAGCCTCTCGCTCTCGCCGGCGCTCAAAGTATCGGAAGCGCGGGAGAGCATCAGATAGCCCAAATTTATCTGGGTAATTATTTTCGTGCGTAAAACTATTTCTTTCAAGATCGGAGCAATGACCTGATCGCTCGTTTTAGTTTCTCCTCCTTTAGTCTTATTGGAAGTTTTTGCCTTTTTCTCGACGCTTGAAAAACTTCCGGAAAATTCATTCTTAAAATAGCCGTATAGCTTCTCGATCGGCATTTGAACAAAATCATTGATTGATTTACCATTTATCTTTACCGCCAAAACTGTTTTATTCAATCTCTTGCCTTGGCAATCGGGACAAATCCGTTTCACCATATATTGCTCGATTTCCGCTTTTATGAATTCCGAGGCTGTTTCGTGATACTTAGCTTCGATCAACGGAACGACTCCGCGCCACGCTTCTTCCTCTGACTTTGCTTTTGACGAAGAACTTTCACCGTTCTTTTTTTTCTCTCCATAGAGCACCAGATCCAGCACTTCTTTCGTTAAGCGAGCCAAGGGAACATCAACCGAAAAATTCAATCTTTCCGAAGCTTCTTTCAGCGCTTGAAAATCGTTTTGCCAGGAATTCCACGAACTTCTCCACGGTTTGATCGCCCCTTCCGCGAGCGTCAATTTGGAATTGGGAATGATCAGGTCCGCTGAAACTTTTAAAACCATTCCCAAGCCGGTGCAAGTGGAGCAAGCCCCCGAAGGATAATTGAAAGAAAACATCCGCGGCGATAAATTTTCCATTGTAAAATCGCAGTCTTCACAATAAAACTTTATGCCGTATTGTTTTTCTTTCCCGCCGGCGCTTACCACCAAACTGTCTTTCCCGTATTTCAAAACCGAGCTGATCACGTCTCTAAGGCGGGTTTTTTCATTAAAAGATTCAAAAACACTGCCTTCGATTATTTCTTCGATCAGCAAATAGACTTTTTCTTTATTGTTCTTGATCTTTGGCAAAAATTCATTTACAGGAATGATCCCCCCGCTGGTCTTGATCTTAAAAAATCCTTCCGATTTCGCCTCGTTCAATAATTTTAAGGCCGGTTTCGATCCCAGCGGAGCAAAAATAAAAAGCTTGGCGCGGCCGCGAGCTTTAGTTTTAATTATTTCATTATAGATTTCCAAAGGGGTGTGCTTCGTAAGCGCCTTGCCGCAACCCGGGCAATGCTGCACTCCGGCTCTCGTAAAAAGCAGCCGCAAATAATCATAGATCTCCGTCATCGTGCCCACGGTTGAGCGCGAAGTCCGGATGCAATTTTTCTGATCAATGGCAATGGCGGGGCTCAAGCCCTGGATCTCGTCCACTTCCGCCGAATTTTTATTGCTCGCTATTTTCCCGAATTCTCCGGATAGATTCTCGAGATACCGCCTCTGCGCCTCGGCGTAGATCGTATCGAAAGCCAGCGATGATTTTCCGCTCCCGGAAAGTCCGGTAAGAACCACCAATTGATTCCGCGGAATGTCGAGAGAAATATTTTTTAAATTATGCGTGCGAGCTCCCTGGATTTTTATCACTTGCCTGGAAGCGTTAGAAAGTTTTTGTTTCATAAATAAATTTTGTTTTTATATTCAATTGGAATCATTAGCGCTGGCATTTTAATCGCTTTATTATAGACTATAATGAATAATTAATCAAGAGCGCACGTATTTCTTTTCCATTCAGACCAATTAGAAACAAAAACCCCCGCAATCTTTTTATTAAAATAATGGAAAATCCTTAAAAATCGGTTGACAAACCCCCTCTCTTGTGTTAATATAGTTTTATGGCTTAAACAAAAGCCTTTGTTATTGCTCGCCTCGCTGAAGTTTTGGCGAAGCGGGTTAAATTTAATAAATATTACAAAATATTACTTATGCGTTTTATTTATCAAATATTAATAAACGCGATTGCGATAAAAGCGGCTGTCTATTTTAAACTGATACCGGGATTTGAATTTACCGGAGATACAATTTCACTTTTATGGGTCTCTTTCCTTTTAACAATAGTGAATTTCTTCTTAAAGCCCGTTTTAAAATTATTGTTCGGACCGCTTATTCTTCTGACTCTTGGACTTTTCACGGTAGTAATCAACATGATCATCATCTATATAGTCGATCGTTCCACTCCTGATCTGACGATCACTGGAATTCCGGCGCTTTTCTGGGCAACGATCCTTCTGGGGTTCGCTAATCTAATATATTCTTTAATTTACAAAAAATAATCGCTATGACTCTACCGCAAATAATAGAAACATCGCAAATAGGCGTCTCTGTATTGCTTATCATATTGATCCTCCTTCAGGCGCGCGGAGTCGGGCTTGGCTCGACTTTCGGCGGCGAAGGAAATTTCTACTTCACCAAGCGCGGAGCGGAAAAAACAATATTCACTCTTACTATAATCTTAGCCACTGCCTTTTTGGGATTGGCTTTTTACAGTTTAATAACAAAGTAAATCCCCTTTAAGGTTTTCGATATCCAAGATATTGCCGCTAAATCTGCCGAATAACGGAATATGCTTCCTAAAGCATGATATCATAGCCAACAGCGGGGATAAAATCTATAAATATTTTTCGTATTTTAAAAAACAAAAGAAAGAATCTTCCGAATTTAAAATATCCGGATAATTTTTCCGTGCCTTCCGGCAAAGGAAAGCTTTCTTTTGCCTGGACGCTTATCAGTAAAACTTTTACCGCTCTCAGCCGCATAGAAAAGATACTGGTTTTATTGTTATTCTTGGCAATGCTGGTCGCGAGCGCCAAACTATATTATAACTTTTGGCTTGCGAAAACAATTATCGTTCCGGCAAACGGCGGCACCTGGACTGAAGGGATTATCGGCAATCCGCGCTATATCAATCCTCTTTTTTCCCAGTCCAAAGACGCCGATACGGATTTGGCAAAACTGGTTTTTTCGTCTTTGTTCGCTCCCGACCAAAACGGAGAATTAAAACCGGACGCGGTTCAAGAATACAGCATTTCCGAAGACAAAAAAATTTACACGATAAAAATCAAAAATAATATATTTTGGCATGATCACGGAAGCGATCAGCTGACAAAAGAAAATGATAAGTTTTTAACCGCCGATGATATTTTGTTCACTATCAAAGCGATTCAAAACCCAAATTACAAAAGCTCCCTCAGGGGAAATTTGGTGGGCATAGAAACTGAAAAAATCGATGACTATACGATAAAGCTGTCCTTAAGGTCGCCTTATGAACCGTTCTTGCAAAATCTTACTTTCGGGATCCTGCCAAGCCATATTTGGCGCTATATTAGTTCCGAAAATACTCCTTTGGCCCAATACAATGTCAAACCGATCGGTTCCGGGCCATATATTTTCGACAGTTTTACCAAAGACGCGAACGGAAATATCGTTTCCTTAACCCTTAAAAAAAATAACGACTATTACGGCAAAAAACCTTTCATTGAAAAACTTGCTTTTAAGTTCTTCGACAGCCAAAACTCCCTTCTTAGCGCCGTCAATAGCGAATTGATCGACGCGACTGCTTACGTTAGCGAAGAAAAAGAAGCGGAAATCGTAAAACCGGATATCAAAAAATACAATTTTAAAACTCCGGGATACTTTGCCGTATTTTTTAACCAAGAGAAAGCAAAAGCATTAACCGAAAAAAATGTCCGCCTGGCCATCAATTATCTGACCGATAAAGATGCTCTTATAAGCGAGGCCTTAAAAAATAACGGCCAAAAAACCGAAACGCCGATCCCCCCCACCCTGAAAGAATACAATACCCAGACTAAAATTTATGCCTTTGACCCCGCTTATGCGAATACGATCCTGACTAATTCCGGATGGGCGCAAGGAGAAGACGGAATAAGAGGAAAAGAATTCAAAAAAGAAGCCATTCCGCCTCCGCTGGGCAGTAAAATAAAACCCAAGGTAGAAATGGAAAATATCCCTCTGGAAATTACTTTGACCACCTCAGATTCGCCGGAACTAAAAAAATCAGCGGAGGTCCTGAAAGAACAATGGCAAAAAGGCGGAATAAAAGTAAATCTTAACATTCTAAGCGCGGACGAGATACAATCGGTGATCAGAAACAGAGAATATGAAGCGCTGCTTTTTGGAGAAATACTAAGCATCTCGCCCGATCCTTTTATTTTCTGGCATTCTTCGGAAATAAAAGCGCCCGGCCTAAATCTGGCTCTTTACTCAAATAAAGACACGGACAAAATTCTGGAAGATCTGCGGCAAACATTCGATGCTGACAAAAAAACGGAATTGCTGGCCGCCTTTCAGACACAAATTGTCGATGATGCGCCGGCGGTTTTTCTCTTCAATCGATATATGAGCTACTGGGCTAAAACCGGCATGGAGGGAATGGACACAAAAATCGTCGTTCTTCCGGCCGACAGATTCGCCAGCGCTAACTCCTGGTCGCTTATGAAAAAAAGGATATGGGACGGCAAGTTAAAATTTTTGAATTTTTAATCCGCCGCGTGGCAGATTAAGCTAAGCTTCTCATTAATTTTATAATGAAAAACTGCCTTGGGGATGTGGTGGAATTGGTATACACGTACGCTTCAGAAGCGTATGGCCTTAGGCCTTGAGAGTTCGAGTCTCTCCATCCCCACAACAATTTTAACAAATTAAAAAATAAAAACGAAAAACTAAAAACGATAATTTAAAATCTAAAATTTTTATCTGTCACTTTACGTTTTTCATTGTAAATCTTACATTTACAAATA of bacterium contains these proteins:
- a CDS encoding nucleotide pyrophosphohydrolase, which codes for MKDLTGKIIKFRDERDWKQFHKPKDLAISLVLEASEVLEHFQWKNEKEIEEYIKINKDEIGDEIADVFIYLMDIAHGLDIDIKKAVEDKLIKNGKKYPVEKAKGKHTKYNKL
- a CDS encoding phage holin family protein — protein: MRFIYQILINAIAIKAAVYFKLIPGFEFTGDTISLLWVSFLLTIVNFFLKPVLKLLFGPLILLTLGLFTVVINMIIIYIVDRSTPDLTITGIPALFWATILLGFANLIYSLIYKK
- the uvrA gene encoding excinuclease ABC subunit UvrA; amino-acid sequence: MKQKLSNASRQVIKIQGARTHNLKNISLDIPRNQLVVLTGLSGSGKSSLAFDTIYAEAQRRYLENLSGEFGKIASNKNSAEVDEIQGLSPAIAIDQKNCIRTSRSTVGTMTEIYDYLRLLFTRAGVQHCPGCGKALTKHTPLEIYNEIIKTKARGRAKLFIFAPLGSKPALKLLNEAKSEGFFKIKTSGGIIPVNEFLPKIKNNKEKVYLLIEEIIEGSVFESFNEKTRLRDVISSVLKYGKDSLVVSAGGKEKQYGIKFYCEDCDFTMENLSPRMFSFNYPSGACSTCTGLGMVLKVSADLIIPNSKLTLAEGAIKPWRSSWNSWQNDFQALKEASERLNFSVDVPLARLTKEVLDLVLYGEKKKNGESSSSKAKSEEEAWRGVVPLIEAKYHETASEFIKAEIEQYMVKRICPDCQGKRLNKTVLAVKINGKSINDFVQMPIEKLYGYFKNEFSGSFSSVEKKAKTSNKTKGGETKTSDQVIAPILKEIVLRTKIITQINLGYLMLSRASDTLSAGESERLRLSAQIGASLSGILYVFDEPSIGLHPRDNEKIIKMLIRLRDLGNSVLVVEHEEAFIRAADWIVDIGLGAGKIGGNIMASGTLKEVTKSKGYTGQYLSGKLLIHRARKPVGRIDKKNSLCIFGATEFNLKNIDIVIPLGKLVCFTGVSGSGKSTLIDDILGKYLSKYFYNAKAEIGQHKKITGVENLKKVIRINQNPIGRTPRSNAATYTGLFNRIREIFTELPEAKRLGYKIGHFSFNVKGGRCESCKGDGVKKVEMYFLSDVYVPCEDCNGARYTEDTLRIKYKGKNIAEVLEMSVDEALSFFAEDGILVNQLSLLEKVGLGYLRLGQPATHLSGGEAQRIKLASELSRPEKQGTTLYIMDEPTVGLHPEDVRNLLNVLSQLVDRGNTVLLIEHNMDIIKNADWVIDMGPEGGDKGGEVVAQGTPEQVAKVKRSYTGQFLKKVLAK
- a CDS encoding Bsp6I family type II restriction endonuclease; translation: MKLNKCIIKTKEGEIEVEVARFSKVDAKTFKKLFDIWVKLNDGLGKYGRKVNIPEVLSEGMFCVFSNSVRFQRKLKGKGSVSFDTINLETGEREQIKASSIEADLTSFGPKSEWDKLYFMSFYKKEKLDGTFDVYEIPNKLIYKNKVNHGQTMELQQKEKRRPRFSIINDIIKPYRIKPIGKNIKIW
- the lexA gene encoding transcriptional repressor LexA, which codes for MQTLTKKQKQVFDFISAYQTENGISPTIEEIRKKLKLKAVSTIHEHINTLKEKGYLSKNDNSARGITLRKEERIIINIPIIGKIAAGKPIEAIEDFQENISVLNPAIKNPKNYYALRVVGDSMINEGIFNGDTVIIKKQSSAENGQTVVAIIDNNEATLKKLYRERNRFRLEPRNPNMLPLYRTEVEVRGVVVQVINNVSGEPEKKTVKKTRHGFKTLDLFAGVGGIRLGFEKAGFNTVFANDFDEQCKITYDLNFLTSKLVVEDIRKIGINDLPKFDFLLGGFPCQPFSIAGYRQGFNDKKNRGNLFFDIVKIIEARRPEGFLLENVKNLKSHDGGNTFKTIEKILKNLGYYVKARVLNSMEYGNIPQNRERVYIVGFKNKDYTDNFLFPDPIKLTKKITDLLEKSVPEKYYYNGKPLFAKLKDYIKEYGKVYQWRRQYVRENKSGVCPTLTANMGTGGHNVPIIKDKKGIRKLTPLECARIQGFPKNYKLPQIADSALYKQFGNSVSVPVIEAVAKQMMSAMM
- a CDS encoding peptide ABC transporter substrate-binding protein, which gives rise to MPSGKGKLSFAWTLISKTFTALSRIEKILVLLLFLAMLVASAKLYYNFWLAKTIIVPANGGTWTEGIIGNPRYINPLFSQSKDADTDLAKLVFSSLFAPDQNGELKPDAVQEYSISEDKKIYTIKIKNNIFWHDHGSDQLTKENDKFLTADDILFTIKAIQNPNYKSSLRGNLVGIETEKIDDYTIKLSLRSPYEPFLQNLTFGILPSHIWRYISSENTPLAQYNVKPIGSGPYIFDSFTKDANGNIVSLTLKKNNDYYGKKPFIEKLAFKFFDSQNSLLSAVNSELIDATAYVSEEKEAEIVKPDIKKYNFKTPGYFAVFFNQEKAKALTEKNVRLAINYLTDKDALISEALKNNGQKTETPIPPTLKEYNTQTKIYAFDPAYANTILTNSGWAQGEDGIRGKEFKKEAIPPPLGSKIKPKVEMENIPLEITLTTSDSPELKKSAEVLKEQWQKGGIKVNLNILSADEIQSVIRNREYEALLFGEILSISPDPFIFWHSSEIKAPGLNLALYSNKDTDKILEDLRQTFDADKKTELLAAFQTQIVDDAPAVFLFNRYMSYWAKTGMEGMDTKIVVLPADRFASANSWSLMKKRIWDGKLKFLNF
- the secG gene encoding preprotein translocase subunit SecG; translated protein: MTLPQIIETSQIGVSVLLIILILLQARGVGLGSTFGGEGNFYFTKRGAEKTIFTLTIILATAFLGLAFYSLITK
- a CDS encoding very short patch repair endonuclease, whose translation is MDTFTKKKRSEVMSKIRSKNTGIEKIIFRELRKRKIYFQRYYSKAIGHPDIALPKKKKAVFVDGDFWHGWRFAKTRKRLPKKYWQAKIENNIKRDKKNRAKLKREGWKVLRVWEHEIEKDLNLVIKKIIYFLSN